A single genomic interval of Mucilaginibacter robiniae harbors:
- a CDS encoding amidohydrolase family protein has product MKKKFILSIGGLLFSAALTFGQATISPGKPQAGPIVITGATIHIGNGQVINNGYIAFNKGKITAVGEGSAPNTAGATVVDAAGKQVYPGFICPITSLGLVEIEEGARGTVDDSETGDLNPHVRSLIAFNTDSKVIPTVRANGIVLAQPTPEGGRVSGESSVMMLDGWNWEDAAYKKDIGIHLTWPVARAARGRRGGFQLPGAGPQESPAEIAQRAIDDLTSLFTQAQGYAAESRHTTTNIRLEAMRGLFNGTKKLFINADGAKEIAQAVSFAKRFKLQAVIVGGKDAYLVADILKQNNVPVILKETQTLPERDDDDVYQPYKMPYLLQQAGVLYGLTGIGFWRQRNLPFEAGEAVGYGLTKEQAVSMITLNNAKILGIDKTTGTLEVGKDANLFISNGDALDMLTLDVTNEYIQGRSVNLDTWHKQLYKKFSDKYGVPTKM; this is encoded by the coding sequence ATGAAAAAGAAATTCATATTAAGTATCGGGGGATTGCTGTTTAGTGCAGCCCTCACTTTCGGGCAGGCTACTATATCGCCAGGCAAACCACAGGCTGGCCCTATCGTTATTACAGGTGCAACTATACATATTGGCAATGGCCAGGTCATCAATAATGGCTATATAGCTTTCAATAAAGGTAAAATTACCGCTGTAGGCGAAGGCTCGGCACCAAATACTGCTGGCGCTACCGTGGTGGATGCTGCCGGCAAACAAGTATATCCGGGTTTTATTTGCCCCATTACCAGTTTAGGTTTGGTAGAGATTGAAGAAGGCGCACGCGGTACGGTAGATGATAGTGAAACCGGCGATCTGAACCCGCATGTGCGTTCACTGATTGCGTTCAATACCGATTCAAAGGTTATTCCTACTGTTCGGGCTAACGGTATTGTGCTGGCGCAGCCTACCCCTGAAGGTGGTCGCGTTTCAGGCGAATCATCTGTGATGATGCTGGATGGTTGGAACTGGGAAGATGCCGCTTATAAAAAAGACATCGGCATTCACCTTACCTGGCCGGTAGCCCGCGCGGCACGTGGCCGTCGTGGTGGGTTCCAGTTGCCGGGAGCTGGTCCGCAAGAATCGCCTGCCGAAATTGCACAACGCGCTATTGATGATTTAACCAGCTTGTTCACCCAGGCGCAAGGCTATGCTGCCGAAAGCCGGCATACTACTACCAACATCCGGTTGGAAGCTATGCGTGGCTTGTTTAACGGTACCAAAAAGCTGTTTATCAATGCCGATGGTGCTAAAGAGATAGCACAAGCCGTAAGCTTTGCCAAAAGGTTTAAGCTGCAAGCGGTTATTGTGGGCGGTAAAGATGCCTACCTGGTAGCTGATATTTTAAAACAGAACAACGTTCCGGTTATTCTGAAAGAAACCCAAACTTTACCCGAGCGTGATGACGATGATGTATATCAACCTTATAAAATGCCGTATTTATTACAGCAGGCCGGCGTATTGTACGGCTTAACGGGTATTGGTTTCTGGCGCCAGCGTAACTTGCCTTTTGAGGCGGGTGAGGCCGTAGGTTATGGTTTAACCAAAGAACAAGCCGTATCCATGATTACCTTGAACAACGCCAAAATTTTAGGTATCGATAAAACTACCGGTACGCTGGAAGTGGGCAAAGATGCCAACCTGTTCATCTCGAACGGAGATGCGCTGGATATGCTGACCCTGGATGTCACCAACGAATACATTCAAGGCCGTAGTGTAAACCTCGACACTTGGCACAAGCAGTTGTACAAAAAGTTCAGCGACAAGTATGGTGTACCTACCAAAATGTAA
- a CDS encoding DUF3800 domain-containing protein, whose translation MAKEYFLYCDESVENGQYYSDFYGGALVESTFYDQIVRNLEDKKIELNLLKEVKWNKVTDNYLEKYKALIDMYFEFIKDGKLKIRIMFRQSAYEAINLTEQQKDNGFFLLYYQFIKHAFGFMNIPEAESKEMKHLRIFFDELPDNKLRCEEFKSKIYGIQSLNQFIRAKILIRREDIVDVDSSKHVILQGMDIILGSMAFRLNNMHKIKPAGSRTRGKRTIAKEKLYKHILAHIRDLIHNFNIGVSTGGIYESRWTDAYRHWNFVPKSHRIDETKFK comes from the coding sequence ATGGCTAAAGAGTATTTCCTTTATTGTGACGAATCTGTAGAGAACGGCCAATACTATTCAGATTTTTACGGTGGTGCTTTGGTCGAATCAACATTCTACGATCAAATAGTTAGAAACTTAGAAGATAAAAAAATAGAGCTTAATTTATTGAAGGAAGTAAAATGGAATAAGGTTACCGACAACTATCTTGAAAAATATAAAGCTTTGATAGATATGTACTTTGAGTTTATAAAGGATGGTAAACTCAAAATAAGAATTATGTTTAGGCAATCTGCTTATGAAGCTATTAACCTAACAGAACAGCAAAAGGACAATGGATTCTTCTTATTGTACTATCAATTTATTAAACATGCTTTTGGTTTTATGAATATTCCTGAAGCTGAATCAAAGGAAATGAAGCATTTAAGAATTTTCTTTGATGAATTGCCTGATAATAAATTAAGATGTGAAGAATTTAAAAGCAAAATATATGGTATCCAATCCTTGAATCAGTTTATCAGAGCTAAAATCCTCATCCGCAGAGAAGATATAGTGGATGTCGATTCAAGTAAGCACGTTATACTACAAGGTATGGATATTATACTAGGCTCAATGGCTTTCCGGTTAAATAACATGCATAAAATTAAACCAGCCGGCTCTAGAACAAGGGGAAAAAGAACAATAGCAAAGGAAAAACTTTATAAACACATATTAGCGCACATAAGAGATTTAATTCATAATTTCAATATTGGAGTTAGCACCGGCGGCATTTATGAAAGTAGATGGACTGATGCTTATCGACATTGGAACTTTGTGCCGAAGAGCCATCGCATAGATGAAACTAAATTTAAATAA
- a CDS encoding RNA polymerase sigma factor codes for MHTGELCVPKPLIPLMSLFRSKPHHQLIAGCKANERSAQEGLYKLFYADMLRLCYRYLKSDELAAEALNMGFLKVFQNINSFDQQKGELGTWIKTIIVRTCIDLNRKEAKFIEATDLAEDAHAAFIAPEVLNKLYVQDLVKAIRQLPTATQLVFNLSVIEGYNHQEIGEQLQISEGTSRWHLSQAKKLLRNMLQPANPSTNDPTVNPNEAL; via the coding sequence ATGCATACAGGAGAACTATGTGTACCCAAACCTCTAATACCTTTAATGAGCCTGTTCAGGAGTAAGCCACATCATCAGCTTATTGCAGGTTGCAAGGCTAACGAACGTTCGGCGCAGGAGGGTTTGTACAAACTGTTCTATGCCGATATGCTCAGGCTATGCTACCGTTACCTGAAATCGGATGAGTTAGCTGCTGAGGCCCTGAATATGGGTTTTTTGAAGGTGTTCCAGAACATTAACAGCTTTGACCAGCAAAAGGGCGAACTAGGCACCTGGATAAAAACCATTATTGTTAGAACCTGTATTGATTTAAACCGTAAAGAAGCTAAATTTATAGAAGCTACCGACCTTGCAGAAGATGCCCACGCCGCTTTTATTGCCCCCGAAGTGCTAAACAAACTATACGTGCAGGATTTGGTAAAGGCCATACGCCAGTTACCAACCGCTACGCAACTGGTGTTTAACCTTTCGGTAATTGAAGGCTATAACCACCAGGAAATTGGCGAACAGCTTCAAATTAGTGAGGGTACTTCAAGGTGGCATTTATCGCAAGCTAAAAAACTGCTGCGTAATATGCTGCAACCGGCTAACCCCAGCACCAATGATCCAACTGTAAACCCTAACGAGGCCTTATGA
- a CDS encoding acyltransferase family protein — MSSNTLQRRLLSLDFFRGFTVAAMILVNNPGDWGHIFPPLEHAAWNGCTLADLIFPFFLFIMGVSIVYALESKKADATNHKALMLKVLRRSCIILAIGLFRSIYWFWDIHTVRIPGVLQRIAVVYLVIGFIYIKTNYRVQAALLLIILVGYYLLLTQVPVPGIGHASLQAETNLGAWLDRTLFGTAHLWQASKTWDPEGLLSSLPAVGTGMLGLLTGTWLKRSDQPNTIKVYALLVAGLVLVIAGLLWNYSFPLNKSIWTSSFVLFTGGLAMWSLTLCYWLIDIQGYRRFTKPMVVYGVNAILVYVSSELIARTMDRLKVDYQGESVSLKEALYDAFFDSYFVPGVASFLWSLCFVLVWLIILWTMYNRKIFIKI, encoded by the coding sequence ATGTCTTCTAATACTTTACAGCGACGACTTCTATCACTTGATTTCTTTCGCGGCTTTACTGTAGCTGCCATGATACTGGTTAACAATCCCGGCGACTGGGGCCACATTTTCCCTCCGCTGGAACATGCAGCCTGGAACGGCTGCACCCTGGCCGATTTAATTTTTCCGTTTTTCCTGTTCATCATGGGCGTTTCGATAGTGTATGCCCTGGAAAGTAAAAAGGCTGATGCCACTAACCACAAGGCGTTAATGTTAAAAGTGCTTCGCCGAAGCTGCATTATATTGGCTATAGGGCTGTTCCGGTCTATTTACTGGTTTTGGGATATTCATACCGTACGTATTCCGGGCGTATTGCAGCGCATTGCGGTAGTGTATTTGGTAATTGGCTTTATCTACATCAAAACCAATTACCGGGTGCAAGCGGCTTTGCTGCTAATCATTCTGGTTGGTTATTATCTGCTTTTAACACAGGTGCCGGTTCCGGGCATAGGGCATGCCAGCTTGCAGGCCGAAACTAATTTGGGTGCCTGGTTAGATCGTACCCTGTTCGGTACGGCGCATTTATGGCAAGCCTCTAAAACCTGGGATCCGGAAGGTTTACTAAGTTCTTTACCTGCTGTTGGTACAGGTATGTTGGGCCTGCTGACTGGTACCTGGCTGAAACGATCAGATCAACCTAATACCATTAAAGTATATGCCTTACTAGTTGCAGGCTTGGTGCTGGTCATTGCCGGTTTGCTGTGGAATTATAGTTTTCCGCTGAATAAATCTATCTGGACCAGTTCGTTCGTGCTGTTTACCGGTGGCTTAGCTATGTGGAGCCTGACGCTTTGTTATTGGTTGATTGATATTCAAGGTTACCGGCGGTTTACCAAACCTATGGTGGTATATGGCGTGAATGCTATTTTAGTGTATGTATCTTCAGAACTGATAGCCCGTACGATGGATAGGCTAAAAGTAGATTACCAGGGTGAAAGCGTGAGCTTGAAAGAAGCTTTGTATGATGCTTTTTTTGATTCTTACTTTGTGCCGGGCGTGGCTTCCTTTTTATGGTCGTTGTGTTTTGTATTAGTATGGTTAATCATTTTGTGGACGATGTATAACCGGAAAATCTTTATCAAGATTTAA
- a CDS encoding DUF421 domain-containing protein: protein MEIILQIFGEGKDLSTLQMCCRAVVIFFIALIMVRLSGRRTFGKHSAFDNTLAIILGAILSRAVVGASAFVPTVVSCLVLVLLHRLLAWLSVKNEFISRVLKGDSIPLYRNGKLDEENIAKSLLSEKEVMGDLRLKGHVNNLDKIKEIYMETSGELSVIKKD, encoded by the coding sequence ATGGAAATTATTCTGCAAATATTTGGTGAGGGCAAAGACTTATCAACCCTACAAATGTGCTGCCGGGCTGTAGTGATATTTTTTATTGCGCTCATTATGGTAAGGCTTTCGGGCAGGCGTACGTTTGGTAAACATTCAGCTTTTGATAATACATTGGCCATCATTTTAGGCGCTATTTTAAGCCGGGCGGTGGTAGGCGCTTCAGCGTTTGTACCTACGGTGGTCAGCTGCCTGGTACTGGTATTATTACACCGCTTACTAGCTTGGCTCAGTGTAAAAAATGAATTTATCAGCCGCGTACTTAAAGGTGACAGCATTCCGCTGTACCGCAATGGCAAGCTGGATGAAGAAAACATAGCCAAAAGCCTGTTGAGCGAAAAAGAAGTAATGGGCGATTTGCGCCTGAAAGGCCATGTAAACAACTTAGATAAGATTAAAGAGATTTACATGGAAACCAGCGGCGAGTTAAGCGTGATTAAAAAAGATTAA
- a CDS encoding sensor histidine kinase gives MNAPNDTLFQMLFNHLSEPRIVIKADAPRYTIVACNELYKMVSNTVGQDLIGKGIKDLTDSSRSSKESEAVIQQAIERAIRNNEVVKLAAVRYDMPSANGQATEAAWWQTEYVPIVGADGHVQYLMCTTHNITHHILINEVKKAATERADALTREQMTNEELTAVNEELALANQELYHAQETLRKLNEDLEERIKSRTKELSESEVRFRAMAEGTDVLIAVSDITRNTVYCNKAWITLTGQPRQDLLGFGWIKVVHPDDMERHLNSCLSAFKERLPYTDEIRIVNHQGSYRWLLAKGTPLFDSNDNFTGYISSFIDIHERKQDEQRKNDFIGMVSHELKTPLTSLNGYIQMLLAKANKAEDTFTAGALTKAVNQIKKMTALINGFLNVSRLESGKIQVNKQTFLMDELVKEMTEEAALIQSTHKIVFLPCNPVSVLADRDKIGSVISNLLSNAIKYSPRGKQIEVKCEEMGNEVQVSVKDEGMGIKPENVEKLFDRYYRIESKHTQNISGFGIGLYLCAEIVQRHNGKIWVESQIGKGSTFYFSLPLQG, from the coding sequence ATGAATGCGCCAAATGATACCCTGTTTCAAATGTTGTTTAACCATCTGTCCGAACCCCGGATAGTGATTAAAGCCGATGCGCCGCGTTATACTATAGTAGCTTGTAATGAGCTGTATAAGATGGTGAGCAACACCGTTGGGCAAGATTTAATTGGCAAAGGTATTAAAGACCTGACTGACTCCAGCCGCAGCAGTAAGGAGAGTGAAGCCGTGATTCAGCAGGCCATTGAGCGGGCCATTCGCAACAATGAAGTAGTAAAGCTGGCCGCCGTAAGGTACGATATGCCCAGCGCAAACGGGCAGGCTACAGAGGCTGCCTGGTGGCAAACCGAATATGTGCCTATTGTGGGTGCAGATGGGCATGTACAATATCTGATGTGCACTACACATAATATTACACATCATATTTTGATAAATGAGGTAAAGAAAGCCGCCACCGAACGGGCAGACGCCTTAACGCGCGAACAGATGACCAACGAGGAGCTCACTGCGGTTAACGAGGAGTTGGCGCTGGCCAACCAGGAGCTGTACCATGCGCAGGAAACGCTGCGAAAGTTAAATGAAGACCTTGAAGAACGCATAAAAAGCCGCACCAAAGAGCTTTCTGAAAGTGAGGTGCGCTTTCGGGCTATGGCCGAGGGTACCGATGTTTTAATTGCAGTAAGTGATATTACCCGTAATACGGTGTACTGTAACAAGGCCTGGATAACCCTGACCGGCCAACCCCGGCAAGATTTGCTGGGCTTCGGGTGGATTAAGGTGGTGCACCCTGATGATATGGAACGGCACCTGAACAGTTGCTTATCGGCCTTTAAAGAACGGTTGCCTTATACCGACGAGATACGGATTGTTAACCACCAGGGTAGCTACCGCTGGCTGCTGGCTAAGGGCACACCGCTTTTTGACAGCAACGATAACTTTACCGGCTACATCAGTTCGTTTATTGATATTCATGAACGCAAGCAGGATGAGCAGCGCAAAAACGATTTTATCGGCATGGTAAGCCATGAGTTGAAAACACCGCTTACCTCGCTGAACGGGTATATACAAATGCTGCTGGCTAAAGCTAACAAGGCCGAAGATACGTTTACAGCCGGCGCACTAACCAAAGCCGTAAATCAGATAAAGAAAATGACGGCCCTGATTAACGGCTTTTTAAATGTATCGCGATTGGAATCAGGCAAGATACAGGTAAACAAGCAAACTTTCCTGATGGATGAGCTGGTGAAAGAAATGACCGAAGAAGCCGCGCTGATTCAATCTACACACAAAATTGTTTTTTTACCCTGCAACCCAGTAAGCGTGCTGGCCGACCGTGATAAGATTGGCAGTGTAATATCGAACCTGCTGAGTAATGCCATTAAATATTCGCCCAGGGGCAAGCAGATTGAGGTGAAATGCGAGGAGATGGGCAATGAGGTGCAGGTAAGCGTGAAAGACGAAGGCATGGGCATTAAGCCCGAGAATGTAGAAAAACTGTTCGACCGTTATTATCGCATTGAGAGTAAGCATACGCAAAACATATCGGGCTTTGGTATTGGCTTATACCTGTGTGCTGAAATTGTGCAGCGCCATAACGGTAAAATATGGGTGGAAAGCCAGATTGGCAAAGGTTCCACCTTTTACTTTAGCTTACCGCTGCAAGGTTAG
- a CDS encoding porin family protein: protein MKKSAWYHKLWRKKLDSLPVQNNADSAWADMSKLLDEHLPAANTGAGNKLVKPFGTKLISLLGYIVPAAAMVGAGTYLASHTTIISKTKPVKVKPTHYQHKPHEVISNDSINSIQDTLTNPADSSAMFQAQQSDSIRATGNDENAITTPQNNSLPTLSGTPKGNPIAGMNAPVGTTPNQVYTPSALLRKRSGLSGRTTTGSLSHNQHTLKPSANVQPQVTSALFMSSSASSHKTQPRVTGSSVDYTTAQQPTGTNNTAPMAVVGSALTNNTTAQQNSKADAQLRENSKKLKTVASSTKNKTDKNKLPKQSSQSNFHFGLEGGLNTASLGKSFYAGAFGSYQIGKQWLIGTGLRLDAARALSGQHSYNYGTQDSTAFTITDTRKITTLSIPVRLTYQLTDRISLYAEPQLSFVTHQGSVSTKLGTIANRRDTLGHTSSIDSAFKRNSLNNKVSVGIAAGISVRVSGSFYIDGRLLQNLTPYKVNTGLGNYQQRYRTIQIGVRYNIK, encoded by the coding sequence ATGAAAAAGTCAGCATGGTATCATAAACTTTGGCGCAAAAAGCTGGATAGCCTGCCGGTTCAGAACAATGCTGACTCAGCCTGGGCCGACATGAGCAAGCTGCTGGATGAGCACCTGCCTGCGGCAAATACCGGTGCCGGCAATAAACTAGTTAAGCCTTTCGGCACCAAGCTAATTTCTTTACTGGGCTATATTGTACCTGCAGCTGCTATGGTAGGCGCCGGTACTTACCTGGCCAGCCACACTACCATCATATCCAAAACCAAACCTGTCAAGGTAAAGCCTACGCATTACCAGCACAAACCACATGAGGTCATCAGCAACGATAGCATTAATAGCATTCAAGATACACTAACTAACCCGGCAGATAGTTCGGCTATGTTTCAAGCTCAACAATCAGATTCGATTAGGGCGACAGGTAATGATGAAAATGCGATAACTACACCTCAGAACAATAGTTTGCCTACTCTTTCCGGCACTCCTAAGGGAAATCCAATTGCAGGAATGAATGCTCCTGTTGGCACTACCCCAAATCAGGTTTATACACCATCCGCCTTGTTGCGAAAAAGAAGCGGGTTGTCAGGCCGTACTACTACAGGTTCGCTTAGCCATAATCAGCATACGCTTAAACCATCTGCCAACGTACAGCCGCAGGTTACATCGGCTTTGTTTATGTCATCATCAGCCAGCAGCCATAAGACACAGCCGCGTGTAACCGGTAGTTCGGTTGATTATACTACCGCACAGCAACCTACTGGTACAAATAATACAGCACCAATGGCAGTGGTAGGCTCTGCATTAACTAACAATACAACGGCTCAGCAGAATAGCAAAGCGGACGCGCAATTAAGGGAAAACAGTAAAAAGCTTAAGACCGTTGCCTCCTCTACAAAAAATAAAACGGATAAGAATAAGCTACCTAAGCAAAGCAGTCAGTCTAATTTCCACTTTGGCTTGGAGGGTGGATTAAATACTGCCAGTTTAGGCAAAAGCTTTTACGCGGGTGCTTTTGGCTCTTATCAAATTGGGAAACAATGGCTTATTGGTACCGGTTTGCGGCTGGATGCTGCGCGAGCCTTATCGGGCCAGCATAGTTATAACTATGGCACTCAAGATTCTACCGCCTTTACCATAACAGACACACGGAAAATTACTACTTTATCGATTCCTGTTCGGCTTACTTATCAGCTCACCGACAGGATCAGCCTGTATGCCGAACCCCAACTTAGCTTTGTTACCCATCAGGGCAGCGTTAGTACTAAACTGGGCACTATTGCCAACCGCCGGGATACCTTGGGGCATACCAGCAGCATTGACTCGGCTTTTAAACGCAACTCGCTTAACAATAAAGTAAGTGTAGGTATAGCAGCCGGCATTAGTGTGCGTGTAAGTGGTTCTTTTTATATAGATGGCCGATTGTTGCAGAACCTAACGCCTTATAAAGTAAATACGGGTTTGGGCAACTATCAGCAGCGTTACCGTACTATTCAAATCGGGGTACGTTACAACATTAAGTAA
- a CDS encoding nuclear transport factor 2 family protein, translating into MKNFKLFALAVALVITSFVAKADGPNAARLTREDAIDVYINAMSQGKTQGLNDVIDESAKFRTVRNQKIVSMDKADIMSFVDANAGVVQDCSVNTEVVESNTDMSIVKVDMQYNNFVRSNYVTLTNTGEGWKITDVYSVFK; encoded by the coding sequence ATGAAAAATTTTAAACTTTTTGCTTTAGCAGTAGCCTTGGTAATTACCTCTTTTGTAGCTAAAGCAGACGGCCCGAATGCCGCCAGATTAACAAGAGAAGATGCAATTGATGTTTATATCAATGCCATGAGCCAGGGAAAAACGCAAGGCTTAAATGACGTGATTGATGAGTCGGCTAAGTTCAGAACGGTACGCAACCAGAAAATAGTAAGTATGGATAAAGCGGACATTATGAGTTTTGTAGATGCGAATGCCGGCGTAGTGCAAGATTGCTCGGTAAATACCGAAGTGGTAGAAAGCAACACTGACATGAGTATTGTAAAGGTAGATATGCAGTACAACAATTTTGTACGCTCCAACTACGTAACCCTAACCAATACCGGCGAAGGTTGGAAAATTACCGACGTATATTCCGTATTCAAATAA
- a CDS encoding anhydro-N-acetylmuramic acid kinase: MPAFNTNLSRLFTIAQKPERLIIGLMSGTSLDGLDIALCRFTGHGFNTRFTLLEFITLPYEETFRQEIKQVFARQQASLEKVCLLNAQIGRLHASLVLQALNQWGYQPQQIDAIASHGQTIYHAPQRLHSQADYPNATLQIGDADHLAVQTGIITISDFRQKHIAAGGEGAPLALYGDVLLGSHPAENRILLNIGGIANLTYLPADARNIICTDLGPGNTLIDAACQTYFNQPYDDGGRIAFSGQVHQSLLNKLLSHPFFQQPAPKTTGPELFSQAYVEQAQQKVNATNISPQDLVSALSAFTAEAIVRFIRNHIPAPIHRLLLSGGGAKNEFIQHYLQQHLPGIALDNTDSIGIDADAKEAILFALLANEALVGEPITIGSNPAVLMGKFSFPA, from the coding sequence ATGCCTGCATTCAACACCAACTTAAGCCGACTGTTCACCATTGCTCAAAAGCCCGAACGGCTCATTATCGGCCTTATGTCGGGCACTTCGTTAGATGGATTGGATATTGCACTTTGCCGCTTTACCGGTCATGGTTTTAACACCCGCTTTACCTTACTGGAGTTTATAACTTTGCCTTATGAAGAAACTTTCCGGCAGGAAATTAAACAGGTATTTGCCCGCCAGCAAGCCAGTTTAGAAAAGGTGTGTTTATTGAATGCGCAGATTGGACGTTTACACGCCAGCCTGGTATTGCAGGCACTAAATCAATGGGGTTACCAACCGCAGCAGATTGATGCGATAGCTAGTCATGGGCAAACCATTTACCATGCACCACAACGCTTGCATAGCCAAGCGGATTACCCCAATGCTACGCTGCAAATTGGTGATGCTGACCACTTGGCGGTACAAACCGGCATTATCACCATCAGCGATTTCCGGCAAAAGCACATTGCAGCAGGTGGTGAGGGCGCACCTTTAGCTTTGTATGGCGATGTATTGCTGGGCAGCCACCCTGCCGAAAACCGTATTTTACTGAACATTGGCGGCATAGCCAACCTCACCTATTTGCCTGCCGATGCACGAAATATTATCTGCACCGATTTGGGTCCGGGTAATACGTTGATTGATGCGGCTTGCCAGACTTACTTTAACCAACCTTATGATGATGGCGGACGCATCGCCTTTAGCGGACAGGTGCACCAGTCTTTATTGAACAAATTACTAAGTCACCCATTTTTCCAGCAACCGGCACCTAAAACCACCGGCCCCGAATTGTTTAGCCAAGCCTATGTTGAACAAGCCCAACAAAAGGTAAATGCCACTAACATTTCGCCGCAAGATTTAGTTAGCGCCCTAAGTGCCTTTACGGCAGAAGCTATTGTACGGTTTATTCGTAATCATATTCCTGCTCCGATACATCGTCTATTACTCAGTGGCGGCGGAGCTAAAAATGAGTTTATCCAGCACTACCTGCAACAGCACCTCCCCGGCATTGCACTGGATAATACTGACAGCATCGGGATTGATGCCGATGCAAAAGAAGCCATCTTATTTGCTTTACTGGCGAATGAAGCATTGGTGGGTGAGCCGATAACTATTGGCAGTAATCCGGCCGTGTTGATGGGGAAATTTAGCTTTCCTGCTTAA
- a CDS encoding FkbM family methyltransferase: MKLSVKALKKKFPVDQFFFRRSYSQEGEDMIYHSFFEGRKKYKGFYVDVGAHHPFRYSNTLHFYQQGWKGINIEPTPGAIKLFQMFRKRDINLNVGIHTQEGTLPFYCFNEPALNSFNQEASEYKSATTRYFIKKIIPVPTVPLAQVLDQHLPPGQTIDFLNIDAEGVDLAVLQSNDWSRYQPLFIMVEASIDIQQLTNADVYQFLMARGYKLVAKTMRTLFFKLQQ; the protein is encoded by the coding sequence ATGAAATTATCTGTAAAAGCTTTAAAGAAAAAGTTTCCGGTTGATCAGTTCTTTTTCCGTAGGTCATATTCTCAAGAAGGGGAGGACATGATTTACCACTCATTTTTTGAAGGCCGTAAAAAATACAAAGGCTTTTACGTGGATGTAGGCGCTCATCACCCATTCCGATACTCCAATACGCTGCACTTTTATCAGCAAGGTTGGAAGGGCATTAATATTGAACCTACGCCTGGTGCCATCAAGCTTTTCCAAATGTTCCGTAAGCGGGATATTAACTTGAATGTAGGTATTCATACCCAGGAAGGGACTTTGCCTTTTTATTGTTTTAATGAACCGGCCTTAAACAGTTTTAACCAGGAAGCGTCGGAATATAAATCGGCCACCACGCGGTATTTTATCAAAAAAATTATACCTGTACCTACCGTGCCTTTAGCCCAGGTATTAGATCAGCATTTACCACCTGGACAAACCATTGATTTTTTAAACATTGATGCCGAGGGCGTTGACTTGGCGGTGCTGCAATCTAATGACTGGAGCCGCTATCAGCCCTTGTTTATTATGGTGGAAGCCAGCATCGACATTCAGCAGTTAACCAATGCCGACGTGTACCAGTTTTTAATGGCACGTGGTTATAAGCTGGTGGCTAAAACCATGCGTACGCTATTTTTTAAATTGCAACAGTAA